A DNA window from Paenibacillus sp. HWE-109 contains the following coding sequences:
- a CDS encoding helix-turn-helix domain-containing protein: protein MQTNRTVPVSMLCLIATGRGTLVINDVPHLYEPHQLFYFGPGTRISIDTIEAETQYYQVVIHSVTAMKHGQQWTLKNAPGQLKGLTTGALTSRDPDQIQQRIIELYHLIHRDGAVDGNGATDPNLQLQGLLDFLLSDSAKKESPQISNHGIDACISYIHQQYHQKITRETLAEIAMLTPNAFCRSFKRATGISFTDYLNRVRIKHAKDRLTASCSIKEVASTVGYSSEYYFSRLFKEAVGYSPTLYIKRERLKIAAASRTGFHNNLASIGLNPAAGVDCFRYPWMNDADYNLRLTSALEQLRLVKPDLIIADYFHKSLYEVLKQIAPTVVLAHHLDWRLTHMNIAELVGREKEASQSFHQLDERTSEARYSLNKWIGNARVTVMQIVPHALRIQGAVNHPLNELLYAELGMKPGNAVSPTKMRDEMQVEEFPSLETEHLFIIKHINHPESDHLFKRLIQTPAWSLIPAVASQQTHYIPNWLLMSWTPIGRSKIIHDLTEMLRYNSIERAPLPE, encoded by the coding sequence TTGCAAACAAACAGAACTGTACCTGTTTCGATGCTTTGCCTCATTGCGACGGGGAGAGGAACCCTTGTAATTAACGATGTGCCGCATCTTTATGAGCCGCATCAACTATTTTATTTCGGTCCTGGCACAAGAATTAGCATAGACACTATAGAGGCAGAAACCCAGTACTATCAAGTCGTTATCCATTCTGTGACAGCGATGAAGCACGGACAACAATGGACGCTCAAGAATGCTCCAGGTCAACTGAAAGGACTGACCACAGGCGCTTTGACTTCTCGTGATCCCGATCAAATACAGCAAAGAATCATTGAGCTTTATCATTTGATCCATCGCGATGGGGCTGTTGATGGAAACGGAGCAACAGATCCCAACTTGCAACTGCAAGGTCTGCTTGATTTCCTCCTTTCAGATTCAGCCAAGAAGGAATCTCCACAGATTTCCAATCACGGGATAGACGCCTGTATTTCCTATATTCATCAACAATATCACCAGAAGATTACGCGAGAAACACTGGCAGAGATCGCGATGCTTACTCCTAATGCCTTTTGTCGCAGCTTCAAGCGCGCAACAGGTATTTCCTTTACTGATTATTTGAATCGAGTAAGGATTAAGCATGCCAAAGACCGACTGACTGCCTCCTGTTCCATCAAAGAAGTAGCCAGTACGGTCGGTTACAGCAGTGAATATTATTTCAGCCGCTTATTTAAAGAAGCTGTTGGCTACTCGCCTACGTTATATATTAAAAGAGAACGCCTCAAAATCGCTGCGGCTTCACGCACTGGATTTCACAACAACTTAGCTTCTATAGGGCTGAATCCAGCTGCCGGGGTGGATTGTTTCAGATATCCTTGGATGAACGACGCTGATTATAACTTGCGATTAACGTCAGCCTTGGAACAGCTTAGACTTGTGAAACCTGATCTGATCATCGCCGACTATTTTCATAAATCCTTATATGAGGTATTAAAACAGATCGCTCCTACAGTTGTCCTAGCTCATCATCTTGACTGGCGTCTGACACATATGAATATTGCGGAGCTTGTTGGACGTGAAAAAGAAGCCTCCCAATCGTTCCATCAGCTGGATGAAAGAACGTCAGAGGCCCGCTATTCGTTGAATAAATGGATTGGAAATGCTCGTGTAACCGTTATGCAGATTGTTCCGCATGCGCTTCGTATTCAGGGAGCTGTCAACCACCCATTGAATGAGTTGCTGTATGCCGAGCTTGGCATGAAGCCAGGCAATGCCGTATCTCCTACGAAAATGCGCGATGAAATGCAGGTCGAAGAATTCCCAAGTCTGGAGACGGAGCATCTATTTATTATCAAACATATTAATCATCCAGAATCGGATCATTTGTTTAAACGACTCATACAAACGCCTGCCTGGAGCTTAATTCCTGCTGTTGCCAGCCAACAAACGCACTATATCCCGAACTGGCTTCTCATGAGCTGGACCCCCATTGGCAGAAGCAAGATCATTCATGATCTTACGGAGATGTTACGTTACAACTCTATAGAAAGGGCTCCTCTTCCTGAGTGA
- a CDS encoding copper amine oxidase N-terminal domain-containing protein: protein MRKFLAVVLSASIALSSVVTVSSVAFAESKFQIKEDQSITAKLKSFEEIKALFTDKTVLADVKKLYVDKFQTDVKRLDVNIKADDPKIDANILLVLDAAIKGDLQVAQAKQAIDKGLQWYFFFALRDLMSNQVRPAVTKGDVAGATAAFDKVVQIYEGALQPNVVKRDAKYSLNMEALLKTSIELIQKDIKDNNVNDFNFHRQILDKTLIKNYALATYTYGESIATKAPADQAAAITEGYFLFMPVYTYLKGGSPADADFVKNAFASGDASKIKKDEIGDALQRTMIGKVSEYINQVFVKQEAGDLQGARGYVAEGTMFLASQEVFLGKEKFAAASVAATKLTEAVDKSDAAATKEAGFEILKFLVDKDGSSLKVGDKGYKVNGAAFTAENAPFINQESGRTLVPVRVIAQAINAQVDWVEATRTVVITKDGKKTEITAGSDQVVENGKVNEKIKLDQPVVLENGSSFIPLRAVAELFGYGVFYQKGDIIILR from the coding sequence ATGCGTAAATTTTTAGCTGTAGTCTTGAGTGCTTCCATCGCTTTATCCAGTGTTGTTACCGTTTCATCCGTGGCTTTTGCAGAAAGCAAATTCCAAATCAAAGAAGATCAATCCATCACAGCGAAATTGAAATCTTTTGAGGAAATTAAAGCGCTTTTCACAGATAAAACAGTTCTTGCAGATGTTAAGAAATTATATGTAGATAAATTCCAAACGGATGTAAAACGTCTTGATGTGAATATCAAAGCCGATGATCCTAAGATTGACGCCAACATCTTGCTTGTTCTGGATGCAGCAATTAAAGGTGATTTGCAAGTTGCTCAAGCGAAACAAGCGATCGATAAAGGTTTACAATGGTATTTCTTCTTCGCGCTTCGTGATTTGATGAGCAACCAAGTTCGCCCTGCTGTGACCAAAGGAGACGTTGCTGGAGCAACTGCTGCTTTTGATAAAGTCGTTCAAATCTATGAAGGTGCACTGCAACCGAATGTTGTGAAACGCGATGCCAAATATAGTTTGAATATGGAAGCATTGTTGAAAACTTCTATTGAACTGATCCAAAAAGACATTAAAGACAACAATGTGAATGACTTCAACTTCCACCGTCAAATTCTAGACAAAACGCTGATTAAGAACTACGCGCTTGCAACATATACATACGGAGAAAGCATCGCTACCAAAGCGCCTGCTGACCAAGCAGCTGCGATCACTGAAGGCTACTTCCTCTTCATGCCTGTGTACACATACCTCAAAGGTGGCAGCCCGGCTGACGCAGATTTCGTGAAAAATGCATTCGCTTCAGGCGATGCCAGCAAAATCAAAAAAGACGAAATCGGTGACGCGCTTCAACGCACGATGATTGGTAAAGTATCCGAGTACATTAACCAAGTGTTCGTTAAACAAGAAGCTGGCGACCTGCAAGGCGCTCGCGGTTATGTGGCTGAAGGCACGATGTTCCTAGCAAGCCAAGAAGTTTTCTTGGGCAAAGAGAAATTTGCAGCTGCAAGTGTTGCGGCAACCAAACTAACAGAAGCTGTAGATAAATCAGATGCTGCTGCTACGAAAGAAGCAGGATTTGAAATCTTAAAGTTCCTTGTTGACAAAGATGGTTCCAGCCTAAAAGTTGGCGACAAAGGATATAAAGTCAATGGCGCTGCTTTCACAGCTGAGAATGCTCCATTCATCAATCAGGAAAGCGGTCGTACGCTAGTTCCGGTTCGCGTTATTGCGCAAGCAATTAATGCTCAAGTGGACTGGGTTGAAGCTACAAGAACGGTTGTCATCACCAAAGATGGCAAGAAAACAGAAATTACAGCTGGCTCAGATCAAGTTGTTGAGAATGGCAAAGTGAATGAGAAGATTAAATTGGACCAACCTGTTGTTCTTGAAAACGGCAGTTCGTTTATTCCATTGCGCGCAGTAGCTGAATTGTTCGGATATGGCGTATTCTACCAAAAAGGCGACATCATTATCCTTCGTTAA
- a CDS encoding ABC transporter ATP-binding protein produces the protein MKSALTAQQLTLRYGETIIMDTLNLHIPHGQITILIGSNGCGKSTLLRSFARLLQPAQGSILLNGREIAQLSTKEVARQMALLPQGPVLPEGLTVLQLVRLGRYPYQSLFHQWSEEDELQVQKALLLTHMSHLMDRDVNSLSGGQRQRAWIAMTLAQDTEILLLDEPTTYLDVAHQVEIMDLLFELNQQEQRTIVMVLHDLNLACRYAHHMVAVHNKGVHSQGMPEDIVTKEMIREVYGMECEIGADLLFGTPICIPHGKGRKISPKGKRQELNII, from the coding sequence ATCAAGTCTGCACTAACCGCGCAGCAGTTAACGCTCCGGTACGGAGAAACAATCATTATGGATACGCTGAATTTACATATTCCGCATGGGCAGATTACTATTCTGATTGGGAGCAACGGTTGCGGCAAGTCTACTTTATTGCGTTCATTCGCTAGATTGCTGCAGCCTGCCCAAGGTTCGATTCTTTTAAATGGCCGCGAAATTGCCCAGCTTTCGACCAAGGAAGTAGCCAGGCAGATGGCTTTGCTGCCACAAGGACCTGTTCTGCCAGAGGGTCTAACGGTCTTGCAGTTGGTGCGATTGGGGAGGTACCCTTATCAAAGCTTGTTTCATCAATGGTCTGAGGAAGATGAGCTCCAGGTGCAGAAAGCACTGTTACTAACTCACATGAGCCATCTGATGGATCGCGATGTGAATTCGCTCTCAGGGGGCCAGCGGCAGCGAGCTTGGATTGCCATGACGTTAGCGCAAGATACAGAGATTCTGCTGCTGGATGAGCCGACGACCTATTTGGATGTAGCCCATCAAGTAGAAATCATGGATTTGTTATTTGAGCTGAACCAACAGGAGCAGCGTACCATTGTCATGGTGCTGCATGATTTGAATTTGGCTTGCAGGTATGCGCATCATATGGTCGCTGTACACAACAAAGGGGTGCATTCCCAAGGAATGCCGGAAGATATCGTGACCAAAGAAATGATTCGCGAGGTGTATGGGATGGAGTGCGAAATCGGCGCAGATCTATTATTTGGTACGCCGATTTGTATTCCGCATGGGAAGGGGCGCAAGATTTCACCCAAGGGGAAGCGGCAGGAGCTTAATATTATTTGA
- a CDS encoding ABC transporter substrate-binding protein, with protein MIRQGTRKHTMGLLFIILSLILAACGTGTTTTSAPPTTSAAGAAATPAVSTPYTVKHIMGETTVKGNPQRVVILVNDAVEASLALGIKPVGMVKAWGVQPYYDHLKDKLEGVPIVGDENQPNLEAIAALKPDLIIGNKLRQEKIYQQLSSIAPTVFSERTNSDSLINFKIYAGALNKNEEGEKQLAAFETKVKDLQQKLGDKTNTKVSLVRFYLEDKVRVYYQDTFAGGILKKIGLKRPAAQDKPTFAEIIGKERIPELDGDILFYFTLEDDKGMTAKTEKAWQEETLWKNLDVVKKGKAIKVNDGIWNSSGGIISANLMVDELSKHLLK; from the coding sequence ATGATTCGGCAAGGAACAAGAAAACATACTATGGGGTTGCTTTTCATTATTCTATCACTTATTTTGGCAGCATGTGGAACAGGAACAACCACAACATCTGCACCGCCGACGACAAGCGCAGCTGGCGCTGCAGCAACTCCAGCAGTAAGTACACCCTACACGGTTAAACATATTATGGGGGAAACGACGGTTAAAGGAAATCCGCAACGAGTTGTCATTCTGGTGAATGATGCCGTAGAGGCATCTCTGGCACTTGGCATCAAACCAGTGGGCATGGTTAAAGCATGGGGCGTACAACCTTATTATGACCACTTGAAGGACAAATTGGAAGGTGTACCGATTGTCGGAGATGAAAATCAGCCGAATTTGGAGGCGATCGCAGCACTCAAGCCTGATCTAATTATCGGCAACAAGCTGCGACAAGAGAAAATATATCAGCAATTGTCGAGTATCGCGCCTACGGTTTTCTCGGAGCGAACGAATTCAGACTCGCTGATCAACTTCAAAATTTACGCAGGAGCGTTGAACAAGAATGAAGAAGGCGAGAAGCAGCTGGCTGCTTTTGAAACCAAGGTGAAAGATCTGCAGCAAAAACTAGGTGACAAAACAAATACCAAGGTTTCGTTGGTTCGCTTCTATTTGGAGGATAAAGTAAGGGTTTATTATCAAGATACATTTGCTGGCGGTATTCTCAAAAAAATCGGTCTCAAGAGGCCAGCGGCGCAAGATAAGCCTACATTTGCCGAGATTATAGGGAAGGAGCGTATTCCAGAGTTGGATGGTGATATCCTGTTCTACTTCACGCTGGAAGATGATAAAGGGATGACCGCCAAAACAGAGAAGGCTTGGCAGGAAGAAACGCTTTGGAAAAATTTGGACGTCGTGAAAAAAGGCAAAGCGATCAAGGTGAACGATGGTATTTGGAATTCCTCAGGGGGCATTATTTCGGCAAATCTGATGGTCGATGAGCTGTCGAAGCATTTACTAAAATAA
- a CDS encoding FTR1 family iron permease yields MDLQAFLITFREALEAILIVGVILTYLTRIEMIRWHKWVWVGVFLALIVSYGLALAFQVLLTGFASMGSQNYMKIGIMLVSSGLLTHMIMFMGKQSSELQGKVQSKVAHILTIGGAINMVVHSFLVVVREGVETVFFFAAITGGDIQKALQSWGALFGLVLAVVVGLLFFKGTKKIRLGTFFRITAVFLMMISAGLFVQAIGIMQDLGIMGSLYHTAGHQIGEIYNITAFMPEHPIDGVQYLRDYGKEPLINGQVGIFFKAFLGYTQNPSLEEFVGYWGYYFLVFILLAVQRKRHEQAQIQEDNAAAS; encoded by the coding sequence ATGGATTTACAGGCATTTCTCATCACGTTCCGCGAAGCGCTTGAAGCCATTCTCATCGTTGGTGTTATCCTTACCTATTTAACGCGTATTGAGATGATCCGCTGGCATAAATGGGTATGGGTAGGCGTCTTCTTAGCTTTGATCGTTAGTTACGGCTTGGCTCTTGCATTCCAGGTACTACTAACGGGATTTGCCAGCATGGGCAGTCAGAATTATATGAAAATTGGCATCATGCTTGTCTCTTCAGGCTTATTAACGCATATGATTATGTTCATGGGTAAGCAAAGCAGTGAGCTGCAAGGGAAGGTTCAGAGTAAAGTTGCTCATATTCTGACTATTGGCGGCGCCATTAATATGGTTGTCCATTCCTTTCTGGTTGTTGTACGTGAAGGGGTGGAGACCGTATTCTTTTTCGCTGCCATTACGGGAGGGGACATTCAAAAAGCGCTCCAAAGCTGGGGGGCCTTATTCGGGCTTGTGCTTGCCGTTGTGGTTGGACTGCTTTTTTTCAAAGGCACGAAGAAAATTCGTCTTGGTACATTTTTCCGTATAACGGCTGTTTTCCTGATGATGATTTCTGCAGGATTATTCGTTCAGGCCATTGGGATCATGCAGGATTTAGGCATTATGGGGAGTTTATATCATACAGCAGGTCATCAAATCGGTGAAATCTACAATATTACAGCCTTTATGCCGGAGCACCCCATCGATGGGGTGCAATATCTCCGCGATTATGGGAAAGAGCCGCTGATAAACGGCCAAGTTGGCATATTCTTTAAAGCTTTCCTTGGTTATACGCAGAATCCTTCGCTTGAGGAATTCGTTGGGTATTGGGGATACTACTTCTTGGTATTTATCCTCCTTGCTGTTCAGAGGAAGCGTCATGAACAGGCTCAGATCCAGGAAGATAACGCGGCAGCATCATAG
- a CDS encoding MFS transporter encodes MTGDWKVSFRLLWGSHFLSVLSSMVIAPLLPFYIEQLGADDQASILMWSGLSLAAPAVSAALTAPLWGLLGDKTSRKWMVVRALFGTALVLTATGLVTSPFQLFILRLLQGALGGVVDAVGTLAASQVKPEEQGLVRGKLEGALAAGSMLGPLLGGTMFKWFGFHRLLLLLGGLVALWTILCLIGLKETRTNRVTTVKSTGLMGQFSQLMREKMVVRFLLAGICANFCLHGLLPVLPVHVKQHLTNPSQTAVWIGILQAINWASAWIASSWWGRRNDRSPVHRTYFLASLLCFTAIVIQAFAPSIAWFIPLRILQGFASSALIQSVFLIVTRSSQSEQLGTRHGFTRSTLFIGQIAGPLASGFFGGFISTSFIFTLHGCMMLAGGFLVLRLTTPKEIRLQSDN; translated from the coding sequence ATGACAGGCGATTGGAAAGTAAGTTTCCGGCTACTCTGGGGCAGCCATTTTTTGTCCGTTTTAAGTTCAATGGTTATTGCTCCACTGCTTCCCTTCTATATAGAGCAGTTAGGTGCAGACGATCAAGCATCCATATTAATGTGGAGCGGTCTAAGTCTAGCGGCTCCTGCCGTATCGGCTGCGCTGACAGCGCCGTTATGGGGGCTATTGGGCGACAAAACCAGCCGCAAGTGGATGGTGGTGCGAGCCCTCTTCGGCACGGCTCTCGTGCTTACGGCAACAGGGCTCGTCACAAGTCCGTTTCAACTGTTCATCCTGCGGCTGCTGCAAGGGGCTTTGGGCGGTGTGGTTGATGCCGTCGGTACATTGGCAGCTTCCCAAGTAAAGCCTGAGGAACAGGGGCTTGTTCGCGGCAAGCTGGAAGGAGCGCTGGCTGCTGGTTCGATGCTTGGCCCTCTGCTCGGAGGGACGATGTTCAAATGGTTTGGTTTCCATCGTTTATTGCTGCTGTTGGGCGGATTAGTTGCCCTATGGACAATCCTCTGCCTGATAGGTTTGAAGGAGACGCGAACTAATCGAGTAACGACTGTGAAGTCAACAGGCCTCATGGGACAGTTTAGTCAACTGATGCGAGAAAAGATGGTCGTTAGATTCTTGCTTGCAGGGATATGCGCCAATTTCTGCTTGCATGGACTTCTCCCTGTGCTGCCCGTGCACGTGAAGCAGCATCTTACCAATCCTTCCCAAACCGCGGTTTGGATTGGCATTCTACAAGCGATTAACTGGGCGTCTGCTTGGATAGCCTCCTCTTGGTGGGGAAGGAGAAATGACCGGAGTCCGGTTCATCGGACATATTTCCTAGCCTCGCTGCTTTGCTTTACAGCCATTGTCATACAAGCATTTGCTCCGAGTATTGCCTGGTTCATTCCGTTAAGAATTCTGCAAGGTTTTGCTTCAAGCGCTTTAATTCAGTCGGTTTTTCTTATCGTTACGCGAAGCTCTCAGAGCGAACAGTTGGGAACCAGACATGGATTTACAAGAAGCACGCTGTTTATTGGTCAAATTGCGGGTCCGCTGGCAAGCGGCTTTTTTGGGGGATTCATTAGTACGTCTTTCATTTTTACGCTGCATGGCTGCATGATGCTGGCAGGAGGTTTCCTGGTTCTGCGATTGACTACACCCAAAGAGATCAGGTTGCAATCAGACAATTAG
- a CDS encoding FecCD family ABC transporter permease, with protein sequence MILRSNSARITGLVIGLGIAAALFLSSNVYGYTDTSWSTFIAAYLSFDGTNAHVIIRDIRLPRAIIACIVGGALAVAGTLMQALTRNPMASPGVLGINAGAGFFIVVGFSVLSMTSQLEFMWLSLLGAAVAAVGVYFIASVGHEGITPLKLTLAGVTLSALFTSFTAAILVSNESVLDNIFLWMAGSVEGRKLEAILPVFPFFLAGTICALFLGPAMNVISVGEDVARGLGQNTLRLKIIALVVIVLLAGSSVAIAGPIGFVGLVIPHLVRGIVGIDYRWVIPYSVVAGASLLLAADIAARFIAYPKEVPVGVMTAIIGAPFFLYLARKEYVAK encoded by the coding sequence ATGATACTTCGAAGCAATTCAGCCAGAATTACGGGGCTAGTCATTGGTTTGGGCATAGCGGCAGCGCTGTTCCTCAGCAGCAATGTGTATGGCTATACAGATACATCGTGGTCTACATTCATTGCGGCGTATTTAAGCTTTGATGGAACGAATGCTCATGTTATTATACGCGACATTCGGTTGCCGCGAGCAATTATCGCCTGCATCGTGGGAGGGGCTCTGGCAGTAGCGGGAACGTTGATGCAAGCCTTAACGAGGAATCCGATGGCTTCGCCAGGTGTTCTTGGAATCAACGCGGGAGCAGGCTTTTTCATTGTTGTCGGATTTTCTGTGCTCTCGATGACTTCGCAGCTCGAATTCATGTGGCTCTCGTTGCTTGGTGCCGCGGTCGCAGCTGTTGGGGTCTACTTCATAGCCTCTGTCGGTCATGAGGGCATAACGCCGCTTAAACTGACGTTGGCAGGAGTCACATTGTCCGCTTTATTCACCTCATTCACTGCCGCAATTCTCGTATCGAATGAAAGTGTTTTGGATAATATTTTTCTGTGGATGGCAGGGTCAGTGGAAGGGCGCAAGCTTGAAGCGATATTGCCGGTATTCCCCTTTTTCTTAGCAGGCACCATATGTGCGTTGTTTCTTGGTCCGGCGATGAATGTTATCTCTGTTGGCGAGGATGTTGCCAGGGGTTTGGGACAGAACACCCTTCGTTTGAAGATTATCGCCTTGGTAGTCATTGTACTGCTTGCAGGTTCCTCTGTGGCGATAGCCGGACCAATTGGCTTCGTCGGCTTGGTTATTCCGCATCTTGTGCGTGGTATTGTCGGCATTGATTATCGCTGGGTGATTCCTTACAGCGTGGTAGCTGGCGCTTCGTTATTGCTGGCTGCGGATATCGCAGCTCGTTTCATTGCTTATCCGAAAGAAGTTCCCGTTGGCGTTATGACGGCAATCATCGGTGCTCCGTTCTTTCTTTATTTGGCGCGAAAGGAGTATGTTGCGAAATGA
- a CDS encoding response regulator transcription factor translates to MDLSEKVVITWESTVSAHVDGREQRNTRAAGVGVAERPSDHPRHKLSERQTQVAELLCNHYSVKKIANILYVSENTVKKHAQNIKKVLEIDQSRTDFIYTLKQMIDQD, encoded by the coding sequence TTGGACTTATCTGAAAAGGTCGTTATTACTTGGGAGAGCACGGTAAGCGCACATGTAGATGGACGGGAGCAACGAAATACGAGGGCAGCAGGGGTGGGGGTAGCCGAACGACCCAGCGATCACCCGCGACATAAGCTTAGTGAACGACAAACACAGGTTGCTGAACTGCTATGTAATCATTACTCGGTGAAAAAGATTGCCAACATCCTGTACGTGTCCGAAAATACCGTCAAAAAGCATGCTCAAAATATCAAAAAAGTATTGGAAATTGATCAATCCCGTACTGATTTTATTTATACGCTTAAACAGATGATTGACCAGGATTAG
- a CDS encoding FecCD family ABC transporter permease, giving the protein MNRYATFRSERLRVSFLVDKKKMGMLFVSMLILLILSIVSIGAGTLYISPLRTLQILWAGPHGEAMESIVIWNFRLPRLLMACLAGMALALAGTIMQGIVRNPLASPDIIGITSGAAMAAVLFLAIFNLKTSIFLMPVFAFVGALLVSVFIYLAAWKKGISPSRIILVGLGVSALLEALKTLFLIFSPIAVLSQAKVWLTGTVYGANWDTVLYFSPWLILFLPILFTLSRRLNIQVLGNELPILLGGRLQLQRFALIFTAAGLAGSAVAFVGSVGFIGLMAPHISRRIVGGSHGILLVCSAVMGAILLVAADLVGRTLFPPRDIPAGVFTAVIGAPFFLYMLIKVKRQQG; this is encoded by the coding sequence ATGAACCGCTATGCCACTTTCCGCTCTGAGCGATTGCGCGTATCTTTTTTGGTTGATAAGAAAAAAATGGGGATGCTTTTTGTAAGCATGCTGATCCTCTTGATCCTTTCGATCGTAAGTATAGGTGCTGGAACACTCTATATTTCACCTCTGCGTACGTTACAGATTCTATGGGCCGGTCCTCATGGAGAGGCGATGGAATCGATTGTCATATGGAACTTCCGGCTGCCGCGGCTTCTCATGGCTTGTTTGGCAGGGATGGCTCTCGCCTTGGCTGGAACGATCATGCAAGGGATTGTCCGTAATCCGCTGGCTTCTCCAGATATTATTGGGATTACAAGCGGTGCTGCGATGGCCGCAGTGTTGTTTCTCGCTATTTTCAATCTCAAAACGAGCATTTTTCTAATGCCAGTGTTTGCCTTCGTTGGCGCTTTGCTGGTTTCGGTTTTCATCTATCTAGCAGCTTGGAAAAAGGGGATATCGCCATCGCGAATTATTTTGGTTGGTTTAGGCGTATCTGCTCTTCTTGAAGCACTGAAGACGCTTTTTCTCATCTTCAGCCCGATTGCTGTGCTCAGTCAAGCCAAGGTATGGCTTACAGGTACGGTTTATGGCGCGAACTGGGATACGGTTCTCTATTTCTCGCCTTGGCTAATCCTGTTTCTGCCGATTCTGTTTACGCTAAGCAGACGTCTGAATATCCAGGTGCTCGGCAATGAACTGCCTATCTTGTTGGGGGGGCGCTTGCAGCTTCAACGTTTTGCGCTGATCTTCACAGCAGCAGGGTTAGCGGGCTCGGCAGTTGCTTTTGTCGGCAGCGTTGGCTTTATCGGTTTAATGGCGCCGCATATCTCGCGCAGAATCGTCGGTGGCTCGCATGGCATTCTACTTGTCTGCTCGGCAGTAATGGGGGCTATTCTGCTCGTTGCCGCTGATCTCGTAGGACGCACCTTATTCCCGCCGCGAGATATTCCGGCTGGCGTGTTCACAGCGGTGATCGGGGCGCCATTCTTTTTATACATGCTAATCAAAGTAAAAAGGCAGCAAGGCTAG